One segment of Heteronotia binoei isolate CCM8104 ecotype False Entrance Well chromosome 18, APGP_CSIRO_Hbin_v1, whole genome shotgun sequence DNA contains the following:
- the LOC132587161 gene encoding neuferricin isoform X2, protein MLRGALAALALGLVTTWVWSRWFDPRLWLWQTHYPEWVLNAAELSRYTGGVGSPGLYLAVLGKVFDVQRGHKHYGPGGAYSFFAGKDASRAFATGDFSKTGLVDDIVGLSPSEVLTIQNWLSFYNKNYVAVGKVAGRFYDENGNPTTLLQQAQALIDEGQRLQAREEEKKQRFPPCNAEWRSASGSRVWCSKESPATEATWTTPSCKNTKAATHWPTGVL, encoded by the exons ATGCTGAGAGGAGCGCTGGCTGCCCTGGCTCTGGGCTTAGTGACCACCTGGGTCTGGAGCCGCTGGTTCGATCCCCGATTGTGGCTGTGGCAGACACATTACCCGGAGTGGGTGCTAAACGCCGCCGAATTGAGCCGCTACACGGGTGGCGTTGGTAGCCCGGGGCTTTACTTGGCTGTGCTGGGAAAGGTCTTCGATGTGCAGCGCGGACACAAGCACTATGGACCAGGGGGAGCCTACAGTTTCTTCGCCG GGAAAGATGCCTCTCGAGCTTTTGCAACAGGTGACTTCAGTAAAACGGGCTTGGTGGATGATATTGTGGGGCTGTCACCGTCAGAAGTGCTGACCATCCAGAACTGGCTGTCATTCTACAATAAGAATTATGTGGCTGTCG GCAAAGTTGCAGGGAGATTTTATGATGAAAATGGGAACCCCACAACTCTTCTACAGCAAGCCCAAGCACTGATTGATGAAGGGCAGAGGCTGCAGGCccgagaggaggagaaaaagcaaCGCTTCCCACCTTGTAACGCTGAATGGCGCTCAGCTTCTGGAAGCAGAGTCTGGTGTTCCAAGGAAAG CCCAGCAACAGAGGCGACTTGGACAACCCCAAGCTGCAAGAATACGAAGGCTGCCACCCACTGGCCAACTGGTGTGCTTTGA
- the LOC132587161 gene encoding neuferricin isoform X1: MLRGALAALALGLVTTWVWSRWFDPRLWLWQTHYPEWVLNAAELSRYTGGVGSPGLYLAVLGKVFDVQRGHKHYGPGGAYSFFAGKDASRAFATGDFSKTGLVDDIVGLSPSEVLTIQNWLSFYNKNYVAVGKVAGRFYDENGNPTTLLQQAQALIDEGQRLQAREEEKKQRFPPCNAEWRSASGSRVWCSKESGGISRDWAGVPRKMYEAGSRGSHCVCVKTEGDPSEPSSSFQPSNRGDLDNPKLQEYEGCHPLANWCALKD; this comes from the exons ATGCTGAGAGGAGCGCTGGCTGCCCTGGCTCTGGGCTTAGTGACCACCTGGGTCTGGAGCCGCTGGTTCGATCCCCGATTGTGGCTGTGGCAGACACATTACCCGGAGTGGGTGCTAAACGCCGCCGAATTGAGCCGCTACACGGGTGGCGTTGGTAGCCCGGGGCTTTACTTGGCTGTGCTGGGAAAGGTCTTCGATGTGCAGCGCGGACACAAGCACTATGGACCAGGGGGAGCCTACAGTTTCTTCGCCG GGAAAGATGCCTCTCGAGCTTTTGCAACAGGTGACTTCAGTAAAACGGGCTTGGTGGATGATATTGTGGGGCTGTCACCGTCAGAAGTGCTGACCATCCAGAACTGGCTGTCATTCTACAATAAGAATTATGTGGCTGTCG GCAAAGTTGCAGGGAGATTTTATGATGAAAATGGGAACCCCACAACTCTTCTACAGCAAGCCCAAGCACTGATTGATGAAGGGCAGAGGCTGCAGGCccgagaggaggagaaaaagcaaCGCTTCCCACCTTGTAACGCTGAATGGCGCTCAGCTTCTGGAAGCAGAGTCTGGTGTTCCAAGGAAAG TGGTGGAATCAGCAGAGATTGGGCTGGCGTCCCCAGGAAGATGTATGAGGCAGGCTCACGGGGCAGCCACTGCGTGTGCGTGAAAACAGAAGGGGACCCTTCTGAGCCATCCTCTTCCTTCCAGCCCAGCAACAGAGGCGACTTGGACAACCCCAAGCTGCAAGAATACGAAGGCTGCCACCCACTGGCCAACTGGTGTGCTTTGAAAGACTAA